The sequence gtatttttccaaaattaaaacgatTACAAAACAttaaatagaattatatttttttgtaattttcgaatttatataaagtaccaaaataaagtacaatttttgtattttttcaagtttatgagagatacataaactaaaatttatatatatattttttgtaatttttttcttttgcgagaaaaataaagtaaaaatagtcaaaatggctatattagtcctaaattaaatatttaagctaagaatgtaaaaattctcgggaagggtcaaaaatcacgtgcttacattcGTATATTATCTTTTCAAAGTTAAACTTTATTTTCTGGTACAAGTATTTAGTTGTTGCCTTTTAAAACAAAGAATTTTGAAGTGTTCTTGAAGCACTGGCCAATTCAAAGTACTAATAATCTGGAGGAATTGCCTAGTGAGACTTTGACAAACACTTTGGTCTTCAGTTATGTAATATAACATATGTGTTCGTTGAAATCTTTGGAAGTTTCTtataatatttagtttaattataaGAATTATTTGAGGATATATAGGCATCCTGCCTATACTTTGTATCTCCACTTTGAAACAAATCAATATTCTAGTGAAAGTCAATTATAAAGGCTTATCATTGTAAGATGtcaattttgaaattttcttttgttttatgtATTTAGGAGTAGCCACAACATCTTGAGTAGTTGATATAAAAGAAACTAAGTTGTTTAATCACATAAAGTTTTGtgattaaaattaatattataatgaCATCTATTTTATCCGATTATCTTATTAAAATGGTAAACCCGGCCCTATAGGGAGGTAACCATTTTGGTGAGATTAATTGGAATGAGATAGTAAACTTTTGAGTTGGAAATTATCTTATGTCCACAGGTACAGATTAATTTCTATGTGTTTTGGTTTACTAGTCTAATAAAGTAAAGTAAATTCTATGCATGGGTTGTAACCTCTGCCCACAGGAAGGTCTAGAATTTACGAAGAATCGGTATTTTACGCGATTCACCTTGATGGATTGTACTTCATAGCTTATGTATGTTTATCCTTGTTTTGCAGTCTTTACCGCTTTTCCTACCGCTATTTTTAATGAGAATGCTCGAATTCCAATGCTTTCTGGTGACAATTATGCTGAATGGAAGGAGAAAGTCTTTCTCACTTTAGGGTGCTCGAATCTGGACTTGGCACTCCGTGTGGATGAACTACCTATTCCCATGGAATCAAGTATGCCAGCTACTAAGGCTAATTATGAGTAGTGGGAGCGATCTAATCACTTAAGTTTAATGCTCATAAAAGCCCACATAAGCCAAAGCATTAGGGGTTCTATCCCTAATAGCGATAAGGTCAAAGCTTATATGAAGGCAATTGATGAACAATTCGTAAGCTCTGACAAGGCATTGGCCAGCACCCTTATGAAGAGGCTCTCAAGTATGACTTTCGACGGAAGTCGTATAGTGCGTGAGCACAT is a genomic window of Nicotiana tabacum cultivar K326 chromosome 16, ASM71507v2, whole genome shotgun sequence containing:
- the LOC107800388 gene encoding uncharacterized protein LOC107800388, producing the protein MAEVFTAFPTAIFNENARIPMLSGDNYAEWKEKVFLTLGCSNLDLALRVDELPIPMESTHISQSIRGSIPNSDKVKAYMKAIDEQFVSSDKALASTLMKRLSSMTFDGSRIVREHIMEKRDIAAKLKSFEVDMFEPFLVHFILNSLPGNMVRSIFLTTHIRING